A window of the Tachyglossus aculeatus isolate mTacAcu1 chromosome 2, mTacAcu1.pri, whole genome shotgun sequence genome harbors these coding sequences:
- the ART1 gene encoding LOW QUALITY PROTEIN: GPI-linked NAD(P)(+)--arginine ADP-ribosyltransferase 1 (The sequence of the model RefSeq protein was modified relative to this genomic sequence to represent the inferred CDS: deleted 1 base in 1 codon), producing MGPKAMPAADLLLLPLLLLTATVMQTLQAAHPFLPSMTTLDMAPASFDDQYIGCAQDMEHELAALNQTEFATSRTYAEAWEAASARWREHLGGGGKRPPWPPGFRDEHAVAVLAYTANGPLHREFNTAVREAGRSRAYYLRYFRFKTLHFLLTQALALLGAGQNPQCRRVYRGVAGVRFRTGAEPGGAVRFGHFASSSLHEEAALQFGQDSFFSIRTCHGADIRSFSFFPGEEEVLIPPYERFRVINASTGPHGPNHIYLQSLDKTSTYNCEYIKDKKCTSWRCRLNDSAAATGSEASLWLLLPLFWSVWLVLSPLEPF from the exons ATGGGGCCCAAGGCGATGCCCGCTGCAGATCTACTGTTGCTGCCACTGCTACTCCTCACTGCCACCGTCATGCAGACCCTCCAG GccgcccaccccttcctccccagcatGACCACGCTGGACATGGCTCCGGCCTCCTTTGACGACCAGTACATCGGCTGCGCTCAGGACATGGAGCACGAGCTGGCCGCCCTGAACCAGACGGAGTTCGCCACCAGCCGCACCTACGCCGAGGCTTGGGAGGCGGCCTCGGCCCGCTGGCGGGAGCAcctgggtggaggagggaagcggCCCCCCTGGCCCCCGGGCTTCCGGGATGAGCACGCGGTGGCCGTCCTGGCCTACACCGCCAACGGGCCCCTGCACCGGGAGTTCAACACCGCCGTGCGCGAGGCCGGCCGCTCCCGGGCCTACTACCTGCGCTATTTCCGCTTCAAGACCCTCCACTTCCTGCTGACCCAGGCGCTGGCTCTGCTGGGGGCCGGGCAGAACCCCCAGTGCCGCCGGGTGTACCGGGGGGTGGCCGGGGTGCGCTTCCGGACCGGGGCCGAG CCGGGGGGGGCCGTTCGTTTCGGCCACttcgcctcctcctccctgcacgAGGAGGCCGCCCTCCAGTTCGGCCAGgactccttcttctccatccggACCTGCCACGGGGCCGACAtccgctccttctccttcttccccggggaggaggaggtgctCATCCCCCCCTACGAGAGGTTCCGGGTCATCAACGCCAGCACCGGGCCCCACGGCCCCAACCACATCTACCTGCAGTCCCTGGACAAGACCAGCACCTACAACTGCGAGTACATCAAAG ATAAGAAGTGCACATCCTGGAGGTGCAGATTGAACGATTCGG